One Bacteroidota bacterium DNA window includes the following coding sequences:
- a CDS encoding DUF1080 domain-containing protein has translation MSHAQQSDDDFVAIFDGETLNGWDGDSTYWRVEYGSLIGEVTPETILTRNSFIIWRGGTVGDFELKVEYRVTDEGNSGINYRSVQLTDAPWSLAGYQADIDGPNHDKRLPRRRYTGQSYEERGRRYLAWRGEMVHVDSAGVVNVIGSLGNRDSLEAFIYSNGWNQYHIIARGNTLTHIVNSRVMALVIDDDLENRRMEGLLGVQVHTGEPHKIEYRNFRLKKL, from the coding sequence TTGAGTCATGCCCAGCAATCAGATGATGACTTTGTTGCCATTTTTGATGGTGAAACGCTCAATGGCTGGGATGGTGACTCAACCTACTGGCGTGTGGAGTATGGTAGTCTTATTGGAGAGGTGACGCCGGAGACCATCTTAACGCGAAACAGCTTTATCATCTGGCGAGGAGGTACAGTTGGTGATTTTGAGTTGAAAGTTGAATATCGCGTTACGGATGAAGGCAATAGCGGCATCAATTATCGCAGCGTGCAACTGACTGATGCGCCGTGGTCGCTTGCCGGCTATCAGGCGGATATCGACGGGCCGAACCACGACAAACGCCTGCCGCGCCGCCGCTACACAGGACAGTCTTATGAAGAGCGTGGCCGCCGGTATTTAGCCTGGCGTGGAGAGATGGTACACGTGGATAGCGCCGGCGTGGTCAACGTAATTGGATCCCTTGGCAATCGCGACTCCCTCGAGGCGTTCATTTACAGCAATGGTTGGAATCAATACCACATCATTGCGAGAGGTAACACGCTCACCCATATCGTAAATAGCCGCGTGATGGCCCTTGTTATCGATGATGATCTTGAAAACCGGCGGATGGAGGGCCTACTGGGCGTTCAGGTACACACGGGTGAACCGCACAAAATTGAGTACAGGAATTTTCGGCTTAAAAAACTGTAA
- a CDS encoding 3-hydroxyacyl-CoA dehydrogenase/enoyl-CoA hydratase family protein, translating into MEVNTLEVGHIDWSNARAYKTFSKVTVLGAGTMGAQIAAHLANAGLQVRLLDIAPAEGSKNAVVEKLFKKATKLKPAPLFTPAVAKRIQLGNFEENFDWVADAEWVIEAVVERMDIKRQVMARIAETVSDKTIVSTNTSGLPIHLISEGLPLSFRRRFLGTHFFNPPRYLRLLEIIPTPDTAPEIIARVAHFGRVHLGKGIVVAKDTPNFIGNRIGIYGMMHAIRSFTEGGYSIEEVDTLTGPLTGRPRSGTFRTADVVGLDTMLHVATNLYDAIPEDESREIFVPPALLKSLVENGALGSKTKAGFYKKVGRDILSIDPVSGDYTPAAEMDLGDLKAIKKAGALPARLQALYADTGRAGQFFRASTHDMLGYSARRIPEIADDPSDIDRAMQWGFGWELGPFGIWDAIGFKQVLDDMRAAGQTLPAWVDKMEAVGATGFYKDAGNEPQVYLPEKGGYSAAQQPADERGLTLIKTNKQAELWRNEEAALLDMGDGVALYEFRSKANSLGSKVMQGFLDVIEKAENDPNIRGIVVANEGKNFSVGANLGEMAAAAQEGKYHLIDETIANFQKAVQRIRYAQVPVVMAPHQRVLGGGCEICMASYQPVAAAESYMGLVELGVGLIPAGTGTTFLTVMAAQRAAAGFSNQVLDYLQVYFQQVAMATVSASGLMAKEMGYLSPRATVVMNDARRFPVAKDTVFALSESGYLPPPVNTHVMVLGRPGRAALEVGVRQYENGGFISEYDRFLAVQLAHVMTGGDLSGPQEVHEDYLVELEREVFLRLCGEKKTQERIEHILTKNKPLRN; encoded by the coding sequence ATGGAAGTGAATACGCTTGAAGTGGGACATATAGATTGGTCTAACGCACGAGCTTACAAGACATTCAGCAAAGTAACCGTGCTGGGGGCAGGGACGATGGGTGCGCAGATTGCCGCGCATCTTGCGAATGCAGGCCTACAGGTTCGGTTGCTCGATATCGCGCCAGCAGAAGGCAGCAAAAATGCTGTTGTCGAGAAGCTGTTCAAGAAAGCAACAAAACTGAAGCCGGCGCCGCTGTTTACGCCGGCAGTTGCCAAACGCATACAACTGGGCAATTTCGAGGAAAACTTCGACTGGGTAGCTGACGCCGAGTGGGTGATTGAGGCTGTCGTCGAGCGTATGGACATCAAGCGCCAGGTCATGGCGCGCATCGCTGAAACGGTAAGTGATAAAACCATCGTGTCCACAAACACGAGCGGATTGCCCATCCATCTGATTTCAGAAGGATTGCCATTAAGCTTCAGGAGACGATTCCTGGGCACCCATTTTTTCAATCCGCCGCGCTACCTCCGCCTGTTAGAAATCATTCCTACACCAGACACTGCCCCAGAGATTATTGCGCGCGTTGCTCATTTTGGTCGCGTACACCTGGGCAAAGGGATTGTTGTCGCCAAAGACACCCCTAACTTCATCGGCAATCGTATCGGTATTTACGGTATGATGCACGCCATTCGGTCATTTACTGAAGGCGGATATTCCATCGAAGAAGTCGACACCCTGACGGGTCCGCTTACGGGCCGACCAAGATCTGGTACCTTCCGTACGGCAGATGTCGTCGGATTGGATACCATGTTGCACGTAGCAACCAACCTGTACGATGCCATTCCGGAGGACGAAAGCCGTGAGATATTTGTGCCGCCGGCGCTTTTGAAAAGTCTGGTGGAAAATGGTGCACTGGGCTCAAAAACCAAAGCCGGGTTTTACAAAAAGGTAGGGCGCGACATCCTCTCGATTGACCCTGTCAGCGGCGACTATACACCAGCGGCTGAGATGGATCTTGGCGACTTGAAAGCAATCAAAAAAGCTGGCGCACTGCCGGCACGCTTGCAAGCCCTCTATGCAGATACAGGTCGTGCCGGCCAGTTCTTCCGCGCTTCCACACACGATATGCTTGGCTACAGCGCGCGTCGCATTCCCGAAATTGCTGATGATCCTTCGGATATCGACCGTGCCATGCAGTGGGGATTTGGTTGGGAACTGGGGCCGTTTGGTATCTGGGATGCAATCGGATTCAAGCAAGTGCTGGATGATATGCGCGCAGCCGGACAGACTTTGCCGGCCTGGGTTGATAAAATGGAAGCAGTCGGTGCTACCGGTTTCTACAAAGATGCCGGCAATGAACCACAGGTATACCTGCCCGAAAAAGGGGGATACAGTGCTGCTCAACAGCCTGCTGATGAGCGTGGCCTGACCCTCATCAAAACAAACAAGCAAGCTGAATTGTGGCGGAACGAGGAGGCCGCATTGCTCGACATGGGCGATGGTGTTGCGCTATACGAATTCCGGTCCAAAGCGAATTCGCTCGGTAGCAAGGTGATGCAGGGCTTTCTGGATGTGATAGAGAAAGCAGAGAATGATCCCAATATTCGTGGTATTGTAGTTGCCAACGAAGGCAAAAACTTTTCGGTGGGGGCCAACCTCGGTGAAATGGCAGCCGCTGCGCAGGAAGGTAAATACCACCTGATCGACGAAACGATTGCCAATTTCCAAAAGGCTGTGCAGCGCATCCGGTATGCGCAGGTACCGGTGGTTATGGCGCCACACCAGCGCGTGCTAGGAGGTGGCTGCGAAATTTGTATGGCTTCGTATCAGCCTGTCGCTGCTGCTGAAAGCTATATGGGGCTTGTAGAGCTTGGTGTTGGGCTGATTCCGGCCGGCACAGGGACGACCTTCCTCACCGTTATGGCAGCGCAGCGCGCAGCGGCCGGCTTCTCAAACCAGGTGCTCGATTATTTGCAAGTGTACTTCCAGCAGGTAGCAATGGCTACGGTTTCTGCGAGTGGACTTATGGCAAAAGAAATGGGCTATCTCTCACCACGTGCTACCGTGGTGATGAATGACGCGCGGCGTTTCCCTGTAGCCAAGGACACCGTCTTTGCCTTGTCTGAGTCTGGCTATCTGCCACCGCCAGTGAATACCCATGTGATGGTGCTGGGCCGGCCTGGCCGGGCTGCGCTCGAAGTGGGCGTCCGTCAATATGAAAACGGCGGGTTTATCAGTGAATACGATCGATTCCTTGCGGTGCAGCTCGCCCATGTTATGACGGGAGGTGACCTGAGTGGACCTCAAGAGGTTCACGAAGATTACCTGGTTGAGCTGGAACGAGAAGTGTTTCTCCGGCTTTGTGGCGAGAAAAAGACGCAGGAGCGTATCGAACATATTCTTACAAAGAACAAGCCACTGAGAAACTAA
- a CDS encoding acyl-CoA dehydrogenase, translating into MNLPYFEFFASLPAWTVALSVLAVLVVLGYTGAPLWLWTIAGVAALYGFAAPTWLWATFGVLAVVLNLPFLRRMLFTGPVLKLLNALKFLPTISQTEQTAIEAGNVWVEGELFSGKPDGKRIVNEPYPSLTAEEQAFLDGPVEDLCSVTHDWEVFQQKGLPAEAWEIMKRDRFFGMIIPKKYGGLEFSPLANSAVVQKLSSRCGPLATTVMVPNSLGPAELLIHYGTQEQRDHYLPRLARGEDIPAFALTEPNAGSDAGAISSSGVVFRGDDGALYVRLNWRKRYITLAAISTVLGLAFKLRDPDNLLGKGTAPGITCALISTGLDGVELGKRHDPLGVPFYNCPTEGHDVVVPVDAIIGGAEGAGQGWRMLMESLAAGRGISLPASAAGGSKLVFRVASAHAKVRKQFGLPIGLFEGIEEPLAEIGGYNYMMEAARKYTCGALQQGVAPAVVTAIAKYNFTELQRKVINHGMDILGGNAISWGPKNLVATAYMNTPIGITVEGANILTRTLMIFGQGAIRCHPYIYDEIQGLMHGDVKRFDGAFTSHVGHTIRNSFRALLLTLTRGRLAGSPVSGPSARYWRKLGWASASFAFLADVALIGLGGNLKRKEKLTGRYADIFSWMYLVAATLRRFEAEGRPKEDLPYLKWSMQYAFSEMQKAFNGIYKNFDVPVIGLLFKGPVAMWSRLNPLANGPSDKVGHAVARAMQTPGDQRQRLTQGIYTPDNVNEPIGQLEQAFRLVYQGDKVARVISKAVRAGKIEKGSPEQMANTAHTQGLINDEELDLLARAEAARAEAIRVDDFTLEAYMQGAVAPTPVPSHGDGAGGDGATIRPRTASA; encoded by the coding sequence ATGAACTTACCCTATTTTGAATTCTTCGCCAGCCTGCCGGCATGGACGGTAGCACTGAGTGTGCTTGCGGTACTCGTTGTGCTGGGGTATACAGGGGCTCCGCTTTGGTTATGGACCATCGCCGGTGTAGCTGCGCTCTATGGATTTGCTGCACCAACCTGGCTGTGGGCTACCTTTGGCGTCCTTGCCGTTGTGCTCAATCTGCCATTCCTGCGGCGCATGCTGTTCACTGGCCCCGTGCTGAAGTTGTTGAATGCCCTCAAGTTCTTACCAACGATTTCTCAAACCGAGCAAACGGCCATTGAAGCCGGCAATGTGTGGGTAGAAGGGGAGTTGTTTTCGGGTAAGCCCGATGGCAAACGCATTGTCAACGAACCCTACCCGTCGTTAACAGCTGAAGAACAGGCGTTCCTGGATGGACCGGTTGAAGACCTTTGCAGCGTAACGCACGATTGGGAGGTATTCCAGCAAAAAGGATTACCGGCTGAAGCCTGGGAAATCATGAAACGCGACCGGTTCTTTGGGATGATTATTCCGAAGAAGTATGGCGGCCTCGAGTTCTCACCACTGGCCAACAGCGCGGTTGTTCAGAAACTGTCTTCACGGTGCGGACCGCTTGCTACTACTGTAATGGTGCCCAACTCGCTCGGGCCGGCAGAATTGCTAATCCATTATGGCACCCAGGAGCAAAGAGACCACTATTTGCCCCGCCTTGCGCGTGGGGAAGACATTCCTGCGTTTGCCCTCACAGAACCCAACGCGGGGTCAGATGCTGGCGCGATCAGCTCCAGCGGCGTCGTATTTCGTGGTGATGATGGTGCGCTGTATGTCCGCCTTAACTGGCGCAAACGGTATATCACACTAGCTGCGATCTCAACGGTGCTTGGACTTGCGTTCAAACTGCGCGACCCGGATAACTTGTTGGGCAAAGGTACTGCACCCGGTATCACGTGTGCTTTGATTTCTACCGGACTGGATGGCGTAGAACTCGGCAAGCGGCATGATCCATTGGGCGTGCCTTTTTACAACTGCCCAACTGAAGGCCACGATGTAGTTGTGCCTGTTGATGCCATTATCGGTGGCGCAGAAGGCGCCGGCCAGGGTTGGCGTATGTTGATGGAATCGCTGGCTGCAGGCCGCGGTATTTCACTGCCTGCCTCAGCAGCTGGTGGTAGCAAGCTGGTCTTCCGCGTTGCTTCTGCGCACGCCAAGGTGCGCAAGCAGTTTGGATTGCCCATTGGCTTGTTCGAAGGTATCGAAGAGCCACTGGCAGAAATTGGCGGATACAACTACATGATGGAAGCCGCGCGCAAGTACACCTGTGGCGCACTCCAGCAGGGAGTTGCGCCGGCGGTTGTGACTGCCATCGCCAAGTACAACTTCACCGAGTTGCAGCGTAAGGTGATCAACCACGGCATGGATATTCTCGGGGGCAACGCCATTTCCTGGGGCCCAAAAAACCTGGTGGCTACTGCCTACATGAATACGCCGATTGGCATCACGGTAGAAGGGGCAAACATCCTGACCCGTACGCTGATGATCTTTGGTCAGGGCGCCATCCGTTGTCATCCCTACATCTATGATGAAATTCAGGGTTTGATGCACGGCGATGTGAAGCGATTTGACGGTGCATTCACCAGCCACGTAGGGCACACAATACGCAACAGCTTCCGGGCATTGTTGCTAACGTTGACCCGTGGCCGGCTTGCAGGATCGCCAGTTTCCGGACCATCCGCACGGTACTGGCGCAAACTGGGCTGGGCTTCAGCTTCGTTTGCATTTCTTGCAGATGTTGCGCTGATCGGCCTCGGTGGTAACCTCAAGCGCAAAGAGAAGCTCACCGGGCGCTATGCCGACATCTTCTCGTGGATGTATCTTGTCGCTGCTACGTTGCGCCGCTTCGAAGCAGAAGGCCGGCCCAAGGAAGATCTGCCTTACCTGAAATGGTCGATGCAGTACGCCTTTAGCGAAATGCAGAAAGCCTTCAACGGGATCTACAAGAACTTCGATGTGCCAGTGATTGGCTTGTTGTTCAAAGGCCCTGTGGCCATGTGGTCTCGCCTCAATCCGCTTGCTAACGGGCCGTCAGATAAAGTAGGACACGCTGTAGCACGCGCCATGCAGACGCCCGGCGATCAGCGTCAGCGGCTTACGCAGGGCATCTACACGCCTGATAACGTAAACGAGCCGATTGGGCAGCTTGAGCAGGCTTTTCGCCTGGTGTATCAGGGTGATAAAGTAGCTCGTGTGATTTCCAAAGCTGTTCGCGCTGGCAAAATCGAGAAAGGCAGCCCAGAGCAAATGGCAAACACTGCGCATACGCAGGGATTGATCAACGATGAAGAGCTTGATTTGCTTGCGCGAGCGGAAGCGGCTCGAGCCGAAGCGATTCGCGTGGATGATTTCACACTCGAAGCGTACATGCAAGGTGCCGTTGCACCAACGCCTGTGCCTTCACACGGTGATGGTGCCGGCGGTGATGGTGCGACCATACGCCCGCGTACAGCGTCTGCGTAA
- a CDS encoding thiolase family protein — protein sequence MEARNGAYIVSSVRTAVGKAKRGTLVHTRPEDMGGVVVREALNRVNGLEDEQVDDVLIGCAMPEGPQGMNMGRVIAQRAGLPDEVPGATINRFCSSGLQTIVMASQAIMAGHTDIVVAGGAESMSQVPMTGFYFSPDPDVVVDDPDVYIGMGSTAENVAAKYEVSREEQDRFAFQSHQRAVDAIKAGRFADEIVKMDVKHTAYKAGQVHTNTITFDTDEGPRADTSIEALARLRPVFRMGGTVTAGNASQMSDGAAASVIVSESALKSLGVDPMARIAGYAVAGVAPELMGIGPINAIKKVLKQTGLSVSDIGLVELNEAFASQALAVVKETGLSEDIVNVNGGAIALGHPLGCTGAKLTATLLHEMKRRGVRYGICTMCIGGGMGAAAVFENMMR from the coding sequence ATGGAAGCTAGAAACGGAGCATATATTGTCAGTAGCGTTCGGACTGCGGTTGGCAAAGCAAAGCGTGGCACGCTGGTGCATACGCGCCCCGAAGATATGGGGGGTGTTGTTGTCCGCGAAGCCCTCAATCGGGTTAATGGATTGGAAGATGAGCAGGTCGATGATGTCCTGATCGGCTGCGCCATGCCGGAAGGGCCGCAAGGGATGAATATGGGGCGCGTTATTGCGCAACGCGCAGGTTTGCCCGATGAGGTACCCGGTGCTACAATTAACCGCTTCTGTTCATCGGGTTTGCAGACCATTGTCATGGCTTCTCAGGCGATCATGGCTGGCCATACAGACATCGTTGTTGCCGGCGGAGCTGAGTCGATGAGCCAGGTGCCGATGACAGGATTTTACTTTTCGCCGGATCCGGATGTGGTTGTGGATGATCCGGATGTATATATCGGTATGGGCAGCACGGCAGAAAATGTTGCGGCCAAATACGAAGTGTCGCGCGAAGAACAGGATCGCTTTGCATTTCAGTCGCATCAACGCGCTGTGGATGCTATAAAAGCGGGCCGGTTTGCTGATGAAATTGTGAAAATGGATGTGAAGCATACAGCTTACAAGGCCGGGCAAGTGCACACCAACACCATAACTTTTGATACGGACGAAGGGCCGCGTGCTGATACGAGCATTGAAGCATTGGCCAGACTGCGCCCCGTATTTCGGATGGGTGGTACGGTTACGGCTGGGAATGCATCGCAAATGTCTGACGGTGCTGCTGCAAGCGTCATTGTTAGCGAAAGCGCGCTGAAGTCGCTGGGTGTTGATCCGATGGCGCGTATTGCCGGCTATGCTGTTGCAGGCGTTGCACCAGAATTGATGGGGATTGGCCCAATCAACGCCATCAAGAAAGTCCTTAAACAAACAGGCCTGTCTGTTTCCGATATTGGACTGGTTGAACTCAACGAAGCTTTTGCCTCGCAGGCGCTGGCGGTTGTGAAAGAAACCGGGCTTTCTGAAGATATTGTAAATGTAAATGGTGGTGCTATTGCCCTCGGGCACCCGCTTGGATGTACCGGGGCAAAGCTAACAGCCACGCTGTTGCATGAGATGAAACGGCGGGGCGTCCGCTATGGCATCTGCACGATGTGTATTGGTGGGGGAATGGGTGCAGCAGCGGTCTTTGAAAATATGATGCGCTAG
- a CDS encoding DUF1080 domain-containing protein, giving the protein MTTPRFLIACSLLLLLPVTLQAQSTGIPDAFNGKDFAGWIVPENNIWWSVQDGVLQATSDPEQSGSVLWTELSYSNFMMQFEFKMGQGVIDSGIFMRNEHDQIQIGESGSLKRDMTASPYIPGKGYPVEAEGVKELLKPADWNAMTIVAIGNNYSVWLNDRKVMSYESETAIEEGPIGIQLHANRDMEISYRNIAVASLD; this is encoded by the coding sequence ATGACAACGCCACGCTTCCTCATTGCCTGCAGCCTCCTGCTGCTATTACCCGTAACCCTGCAGGCGCAATCTACAGGAATTCCTGACGCGTTTAACGGAAAAGACTTCGCCGGTTGGATTGTGCCAGAGAACAATATTTGGTGGAGCGTGCAGGATGGCGTGCTGCAGGCAACGAGCGACCCTGAACAGTCCGGCTCAGTACTGTGGACCGAGCTGTCGTACAGCAACTTCATGATGCAATTTGAATTCAAGATGGGACAGGGTGTCATAGATTCGGGCATCTTCATGCGCAACGAACATGATCAGATTCAGATTGGCGAGTCGGGCTCCTTAAAGCGTGACATGACAGCCTCGCCTTACATTCCTGGGAAAGGCTATCCGGTAGAGGCTGAAGGAGTAAAGGAATTGCTCAAACCAGCGGACTGGAATGCAATGACAATTGTTGCCATTGGGAATAACTATTCTGTTTGGCTAAATGACAGGAAAGTGATGAGTTACGAGTCTGAAACAGCTATCGAAGAAGGACCAATCGGCATCCAGCTTCACGCGAATCGAGACATGGAAATCTCTTACAGGAATATTGCTGTTGCGTCACTCGATTGA
- a CDS encoding long-chain fatty acid--CoA ligase, with product MEQAVQEIHKTDVARVHPQSSYAKGSGTPVLGKTLPQLLYDAISKYDNRRMFNRRNGEDWETLSIEAFRDQAEQLALGLLDLGLNPGDRVALYMESDTNFCLADMGSLIAGLVDVPIYLNQSPGANEFILRHSGSRALFVSSLTRLHDIDELLAEAPEIRTVIVAEPEEDQKLTPLPEGVQWLSMATVRLRGAKKMVDAPDRVKEMVADIKPKDIASIVYTSGTTGEPKGVLLTHENIAANALTAYAELGTVKGGQRGDVVLSFLPLSHIFARTLWYGVLGYALTIYFTTPDLLGEDLKRVRPTMFATVPRVLEKVYGRILEKIALLSGVQKRLVNWSLDLAESYEVDKKLPAGKRVQLQMANRLVFRKWRAALGGRIKFIITGGAALDGKLTNLFGAAGVTILQGYGLTETSPVISFNRPDRNRAGTVGEPLPGVEVQIADDGEILTRGHHVMQGYYHNDERTAEAIDADGWFHTGDIGELSADGFLRITDRKKDLFKLSTGKYVMPQPLENRLRSHPLIEQAVVVGLGQKYCAALLFVEQDTLRIFAGTRGLNADIPMERLVQHPKVLQRYEELVTVANEGMDHWNTIKSFRLMTDHLTIENGLMTPKLSVKRKLVHERFADAIKALYNDSEAKAHRKVLAS from the coding sequence ATGGAACAGGCCGTACAGGAGATACACAAAACTGATGTCGCACGGGTACACCCCCAGTCGAGTTATGCCAAAGGATCTGGTACCCCTGTCTTGGGCAAAACACTTCCCCAGTTGTTATATGACGCAATTAGCAAATATGACAACCGGCGCATGTTCAACCGTCGTAATGGGGAGGACTGGGAAACCCTCTCCATCGAAGCATTCAGGGATCAGGCTGAACAGTTGGCCCTTGGTTTACTCGACCTTGGACTAAATCCTGGAGACCGGGTGGCGCTGTACATGGAGAGTGATACTAACTTCTGCCTTGCAGATATGGGCAGCCTTATTGCCGGCCTGGTGGACGTTCCCATATACCTGAACCAGTCGCCGGGTGCCAACGAATTCATTCTGCGCCACAGCGGATCCCGTGCGCTTTTTGTGTCGAGTTTGACGCGGCTGCACGACATTGATGAATTGCTGGCAGAAGCGCCCGAAATTCGAACCGTAATTGTTGCTGAGCCTGAAGAAGACCAGAAGCTGACACCGCTACCTGAAGGCGTACAATGGCTGTCGATGGCTACCGTTCGGTTGCGTGGCGCAAAGAAAATGGTTGATGCGCCTGATCGTGTAAAAGAGATGGTTGCGGATATCAAGCCGAAAGATATTGCATCCATTGTCTATACGAGCGGCACAACAGGAGAACCCAAAGGTGTCCTGTTAACCCACGAGAATATAGCTGCAAATGCCCTGACTGCTTATGCTGAACTGGGCACGGTGAAAGGCGGGCAACGGGGTGACGTTGTACTGTCCTTCTTGCCTTTATCCCATATCTTTGCAAGAACCCTGTGGTACGGCGTGTTGGGGTATGCCCTCACGATTTATTTTACAACACCAGATTTACTTGGGGAAGACCTGAAACGGGTACGTCCGACCATGTTCGCGACCGTTCCGCGGGTACTGGAAAAAGTTTACGGCCGGATTCTCGAAAAAATAGCGTTGTTATCTGGTGTACAGAAGCGGTTGGTGAACTGGTCGCTTGATTTGGCCGAATCGTACGAGGTCGACAAAAAGCTGCCGGCTGGTAAGCGGGTACAGCTACAGATGGCAAACCGGCTTGTATTTAGAAAATGGCGCGCTGCATTGGGTGGGCGCATCAAATTTATCATCACAGGTGGCGCTGCCCTGGACGGCAAACTAACCAACCTGTTTGGTGCAGCAGGGGTAACGATTTTGCAGGGATATGGACTGACTGAAACCAGCCCTGTTATCTCGTTTAACCGGCCCGACCGTAACCGCGCCGGCACAGTGGGCGAGCCGCTGCCCGGTGTTGAAGTCCAGATTGCTGATGATGGCGAAATTCTGACACGCGGCCACCATGTGATGCAGGGATATTACCACAACGACGAGCGTACCGCAGAAGCTATAGATGCAGATGGCTGGTTTCACACCGGTGATATCGGCGAGTTATCAGCCGATGGATTTTTGCGCATTACAGATCGGAAAAAAGACCTCTTCAAGCTTTCAACAGGCAAGTACGTTATGCCGCAGCCACTGGAAAATCGGTTGCGCAGCCATCCCCTGATTGAGCAGGCCGTGGTTGTTGGCCTTGGACAGAAGTATTGCGCAGCGTTGCTTTTTGTGGAACAGGATACCTTGCGTATTTTTGCCGGTACCCGTGGCCTCAATGCGGATATCCCAATGGAGCGGCTTGTGCAGCATCCAAAGGTATTGCAACGCTATGAGGAATTGGTAACTGTGGCAAACGAAGGCATGGACCATTGGAATACCATCAAGTCATTTCGATTGATGACAGACCATTTGACCATTGAAAATGGATTAATGACACCAAAACTGAGCGTCAAGCGCAAACTGGTGCATGAACGATTTGCAGACGCGATCAAAGCTTTATACAATGACTCGGAGGCGAAGGCACATAGAAAAGTGCTCGCATCCTGA